A section of the Chryseobacterium ginsenosidimutans genome encodes:
- a CDS encoding helix-turn-helix domain-containing protein → MKTFSDLTSYNKYLNLPSPLHPLMDSRVCKQAIPNFPQTSDEIQVNLFKISLKKNFTGDINYGQNKYYTENGLMLFSEPGQVVSWDSLTFWDGYAFVFHPDLLKQNPIAGKINQYKYFSYEINDALFMTAEEEEIITWLFTRIHYELLENREHASINIVLSLLNVVLSYSEAFYERQYKDKATKTVSIAEKVKHLMQKHYKDFSKPVASIPTVSAVAEELNLTPNYLTDMIRAETGKSTITIIQEFVVDQAEILLLQTDMNISDVAYQLGFTNLPYFSRFFKKIKGISPSEVRSQAHKN, encoded by the coding sequence ATGAAAACCTTTAGTGATTTAACGAGCTATAATAAATATCTCAATCTTCCTTCCCCTTTGCATCCGTTGATGGACAGTAGAGTCTGCAAACAGGCGATTCCCAATTTCCCCCAGACGAGTGATGAGATTCAGGTTAATTTGTTTAAAATTTCGCTAAAGAAAAATTTCACAGGAGATATTAACTATGGGCAGAATAAGTATTACACAGAAAATGGATTGATGCTGTTCAGTGAGCCGGGGCAGGTTGTTTCCTGGGACAGCCTGACATTCTGGGACGGATATGCATTTGTTTTTCATCCTGATCTGCTCAAGCAAAATCCTATTGCCGGCAAAATTAACCAGTATAAATATTTTAGTTATGAGATCAACGATGCGTTGTTTATGACAGCTGAAGAAGAAGAAATAATTACCTGGCTTTTTACCCGGATTCATTACGAGCTGCTCGAGAATAGAGAACACGCAAGTATAAATATTGTACTTTCTTTACTGAATGTGGTTCTTTCCTATTCTGAAGCTTTCTATGAAAGACAGTATAAGGATAAGGCAACGAAAACCGTTTCAATCGCCGAAAAGGTAAAGCATCTGATGCAGAAACATTATAAAGACTTTTCAAAACCTGTTGCTTCGATTCCTACAGTTTCTGCTGTTGCGGAGGAATTAAATTTAACTCCTAATTATCTGACTGATATGATCCGTGCAGAAACAGGGAAAAGTACCATTACTATTATTCAGGAGTTTGTTGTTGACCAAGCTGAAATATTATTGCTTCAAACGGATATGAATATAAGCGATGTAGCTTATCAATTAGGTTTTACAAACTTGCCCTATTTTTCGAGGTTTTTTAAAAAGATCAAAGGAATTTCGCCAAGTGAAGTCCGAAGCCAAGCGCATAAAAATTAG
- a CDS encoding alpha/beta hydrolase, with protein MKTDQSLMKIITGTFKILLQTLVLPVLLLIIYGLSIYITSGYGQGKLAAAISIALALLLLVFAKKTGLLKSKVRYISFLLVTAIFGVFVVYTIVPVASSAVPTEEKDFVGVSTRYWTLSTGSHIAYYKLSAADHSQKKEFPIIFLHGGPGAYVRQIDIDFFSEFTKDGYDVYLYDQAGSGRSGLLNKSSYSHLRNIQDVAAIIDIIKAKKYIVIGQSYGGSLLAHLSANEKTSKRIDKAIYAEPGVTLESAVPDIQKSFAKSLPVDVGDVSLPIRLMISILIDPRGEFASQNEIVNYPVGHPKLIQSLFSEAYPKKDSAKIPKVDVGIINFSANTIISSEVTSYMPKKQLAEKYREYQVPSMLMLGESSYIERNGPLDLLSINHNIKRVQYLKGVGHLLWNGLGNSNQRAKQVIDDFLNDHNSTNPNYPRTKAEVADFYKKRL; from the coding sequence ATGAAAACAGATCAATCATTAATGAAAATTATCACTGGGACCTTTAAAATTTTATTACAGACTCTTGTTTTACCTGTACTACTTCTGATTATTTATGGACTAAGTATTTACATCACAAGCGGATATGGCCAGGGAAAGCTGGCGGCAGCAATAAGCATTGCTCTTGCTTTGCTGTTACTTGTTTTTGCAAAAAAAACAGGGTTACTCAAAAGTAAAGTTAGATATATTAGTTTTTTATTAGTAACAGCTATTTTCGGGGTTTTTGTAGTTTACACCATTGTTCCCGTAGCATCATCTGCAGTACCCACTGAAGAGAAAGATTTTGTAGGAGTATCAACTCGATACTGGACTTTAAGTACCGGTAGCCATATAGCTTACTATAAACTTTCGGCAGCCGATCATAGCCAGAAAAAAGAATTTCCTATTATTTTTCTCCATGGCGGACCGGGAGCATATGTACGACAAATAGACATTGATTTTTTTTCGGAATTTACGAAAGATGGTTATGATGTATATCTCTATGATCAGGCCGGAAGCGGAAGAAGTGGCCTGCTCAACAAATCGAGTTACTCACATCTGAGAAATATACAAGATGTTGCAGCAATTATAGATATTATAAAAGCTAAAAAATATATTGTGATCGGTCAATCGTACGGAGGCTCTTTGCTTGCTCATCTGTCGGCCAACGAAAAAACAAGTAAAAGAATTGATAAAGCTATATATGCAGAGCCCGGTGTAACACTTGAGAGCGCAGTTCCAGACATTCAAAAAAGTTTTGCAAAATCTCTTCCAGTGGATGTTGGTGACGTATCACTGCCCATCAGGCTGATGATTTCTATATTGATTGACCCGAGAGGAGAATTTGCTTCACAGAACGAAATTGTGAACTATCCTGTCGGCCATCCCAAACTTATTCAGAGCTTATTTTCTGAGGCCTATCCAAAAAAAGACAGTGCAAAAATACCTAAGGTAGATGTTGGGATAATCAATTTTTCGGCCAATACGATCATCAGTTCAGAGGTCACAAGCTACATGCCAAAAAAACAGTTAGCCGAGAAATATAGGGAGTACCAGGTGCCGTCAATGCTTATGCTTGGTGAGAGTTCCTATATAGAACGGAATGGACCGCTGGATCTTTTGTCAATCAATCATAATATCAAGAGAGTACAATATTTAAAGGGAGTAGGTCACCTATTGTGGAATGGCCTTGGCAATAGCAACCAGAGGGCTAAACAGGTAATCGATGATTTTTTGAATGACCATAATTCGACAAATCCGAATTACCCCAGAACAAAAGCCGAGGTTGCTGACTTTTATAAAAAAAGACTTTAG
- a CDS encoding response regulator transcription factor, producing the protein MNTKILLVEDDADFGMILKQYLELEDFEVTWFQNPEDVVPVLNSDFPYHIGILDIMMPVMDGFSLAKLILKQKTSFPLLFLTAKNQKIDRLTGLKIGADDYLAKPCDPEELILRIRNILKRTAAITHETQMKVGDYMLDAEKLLLIHPNGNTRLTIREKDLLIYLLKHNKQLIKRDDILNDLWETNDYFTGRSLDVFISKLRKYLIYDSALKIASVRGIGFEVDFGVPK; encoded by the coding sequence ATGAATACTAAAATCCTTCTGGTAGAAGATGATGCCGACTTTGGAATGATTCTGAAACAATATCTGGAATTAGAAGATTTTGAGGTAACCTGGTTTCAGAACCCGGAAGATGTTGTACCTGTTTTAAATTCAGATTTTCCCTATCACATTGGGATTTTAGATATTATGATGCCAGTCATGGATGGTTTTTCATTGGCAAAGCTCATTTTAAAACAGAAAACAAGCTTTCCTCTCCTATTTTTAACGGCGAAAAATCAAAAAATCGACCGATTGACAGGTTTAAAAATTGGTGCCGATGACTATCTTGCCAAGCCTTGCGATCCTGAAGAATTAATTTTAAGAATTAGAAATATTCTGAAAAGAACTGCTGCAATTACCCATGAAACTCAAATGAAAGTTGGAGATTATATGTTAGATGCCGAAAAACTTTTACTCATTCATCCTAACGGAAATACCCGCCTGACCATTCGGGAGAAAGATCTGTTGATATATTTACTGAAACATAATAAACAACTGATCAAACGTGATGATATTTTGAACGATCTGTGGGAAACCAATGATTATTTTACCGGCAGAAGTCTTGATGTCTTTATTAGCAAACTCCGAAAATACCTGATCTATGACTCAGCATTAAAAATTGCCTCGGTGAGAGGAATTGGTTTTGAGGTTGACTTTGGTGTCCCAAAATAG
- a CDS encoding outer membrane beta-barrel family protein, producing the protein MYKFLIVIFCPVLLFSQKNKIEGTITNIQNEKLPLVSVEIYNTQNKLLKNLTTNENGVFVLEGITESNVKLIIRDLEYAQQEKNLNLEQHNESLHIILKKDIQDIQEVVMTKQKPLVRRNIDRLEFNVENSNISSLNAWEILKKTPGVTSGNDVLAIKGSQSILVTINDKRVMLTGDELKNLLENTQGDEVKSVEVITNPPAKYEASGSAVLNIVMKKNKIEGYRGIITSKYIQTQYAKGTAGISQYYKKDKLSVMGSYYLGSGTYYREGTDYVNYIEDQKQWISTMNRKDQNKSQNTVNFNLEYEIDSLTNVSLNYSGFFSPRSFGTYNVPTLIYNNQNEVESNYTTINDHHSRAINNSLSFQADRKLNSKSKLTWTNYFAGNNARKYQNVFTYLNFVNQPPAENNFVTDNKSDVQLYSTQADYQWKNEKWEVESGGKYSFVKTNSQLIFSDNENGELQYRGDKSNVFDYKEHNFALYSSLSYNPGKWNFKAGLRAEKTDLEGIVSEPFEINKNNYWKLFPTFYVQYTTTDNHQFGLSYGKRISRPSYSWLNPAKSYYNLFSYFQGDPKLKATIIHNLNFTYTWKEWNLDFYYRKEIFPSMEISYQEPSNNNLIYHFTNIEKGQAYGLSLYKNFQIKPWWSLSLSENLEHNENYFIGIDNVLYKNKVWNWVSDVSTSFTLDKNSDWKLEIGHRYNSPSIQGTFRISSSSSAYLVMNKKFLNKKLETSLVFNDIFRTSGEKVSTKYANQDNYFIDYRDTQSVSFSVKFNFGNQSVKNAKAIKKAAEQERM; encoded by the coding sequence ATGTATAAATTTCTCATTGTAATATTTTGTCCGGTTTTGCTGTTTTCCCAAAAAAACAAAATAGAAGGTACGATTACCAATATACAGAATGAAAAACTTCCTTTAGTTTCAGTAGAAATTTACAATACCCAAAATAAGCTGCTTAAAAACTTAACGACGAATGAGAATGGCGTTTTTGTACTGGAAGGAATTACCGAAAGTAATGTGAAATTGATTATCAGAGATTTGGAATATGCTCAGCAGGAAAAAAATCTGAATCTGGAACAGCACAATGAATCTTTGCATATCATTCTTAAAAAAGATATTCAGGACATTCAGGAAGTGGTGATGACGAAGCAAAAACCATTGGTGAGGAGAAATATAGACCGATTAGAATTTAATGTAGAAAACAGTAATATTTCTTCGCTCAATGCTTGGGAAATTCTAAAAAAAACTCCCGGAGTTACCTCTGGAAATGATGTTTTGGCAATAAAAGGAAGTCAAAGTATTTTGGTGACGATCAATGATAAAAGAGTAATGCTCACTGGTGACGAACTGAAAAATTTATTAGAAAATACGCAAGGCGATGAGGTGAAATCTGTAGAAGTTATTACAAATCCTCCGGCAAAATATGAAGCTTCCGGCAGCGCGGTTCTCAATATTGTCATGAAAAAAAATAAAATAGAAGGATATCGTGGTATTATTACTTCAAAATATATACAAACTCAATATGCAAAAGGGACTGCCGGAATTTCTCAATATTATAAAAAAGATAAACTCTCCGTAATGGGAAGCTATTATTTAGGAAGCGGAACATACTATCGCGAAGGTACAGATTATGTGAATTATATTGAAGATCAAAAACAATGGATCAGTACAATGAACAGAAAAGATCAGAACAAGAGCCAAAATACAGTAAATTTTAATCTGGAATATGAGATTGACAGCCTTACCAATGTGAGCCTAAATTATTCCGGTTTTTTTAGTCCCAGATCTTTTGGAACATACAATGTACCGACCCTGATCTATAACAATCAGAATGAAGTAGAATCTAATTATACGACAATTAATGATCATCATTCCAGAGCTATTAATAATTCTTTAAGCTTCCAGGCAGACCGAAAACTGAACAGTAAAAGCAAACTGACATGGACAAATTATTTTGCGGGAAATAATGCACGGAAATACCAAAACGTTTTCACCTATCTCAATTTTGTGAATCAGCCGCCTGCAGAAAATAATTTTGTTACCGATAATAAAAGTGATGTACAGTTATATTCTACGCAGGCAGATTATCAATGGAAAAATGAAAAGTGGGAAGTAGAATCCGGTGGAAAATACAGTTTTGTAAAAACCAACAGTCAACTCATCTTTTCGGATAATGAAAATGGAGAACTGCAGTATCGTGGCGATAAAAGCAATGTTTTTGATTACAAAGAACATAATTTTGCGCTTTATTCTTCATTATCATACAATCCCGGAAAGTGGAATTTCAAAGCCGGATTGCGAGCTGAAAAAACTGATCTGGAAGGTATCGTTTCTGAACCTTTTGAAATCAATAAAAACAATTACTGGAAATTATTTCCTACATTCTATGTTCAATATACGACAACAGACAATCATCAATTTGGGTTGTCGTATGGAAAACGCATCAGCAGACCGTCATACTCCTGGCTGAATCCTGCTAAATCCTATTATAATCTGTTTTCTTATTTTCAGGGTGATCCGAAACTGAAAGCCACTATTATTCATAATCTTAATTTTACCTACACGTGGAAAGAATGGAATCTTGACTTCTATTACAGAAAAGAAATTTTTCCGTCGATGGAAATTTCTTATCAGGAACCGAGTAACAATAATTTAATTTATCATTTTACCAATATTGAAAAAGGGCAGGCTTATGGCTTAAGCTTGTATAAAAACTTTCAGATCAAACCTTGGTGGAGCCTTAGTTTATCTGAAAACCTTGAGCACAATGAAAATTATTTTATAGGTATTGACAATGTTCTCTATAAAAATAAGGTCTGGAACTGGGTTTCAGATGTATCAACAAGTTTCACTCTTGACAAAAACAGTGACTGGAAATTAGAAATTGGTCACCGATACAATTCACCATCTATTCAGGGAACCTTTAGAATTTCAAGTTCTTCGTCTGCCTATTTGGTCATGAACAAAAAGTTTTTAAATAAAAAGCTTGAGACCAGTCTTGTTTTTAATGATATCTTCAGAACTTCAGGTGAAAAGGTAAGCACCAAATATGCCAACCAGGATAATTATTTTATAGACTACCGAGATACACAGAGTGTTTCTTTCTCTGTGAAGTTTAATTTTGGAAATCAATCGGTAAAAAATGCAAAAGCGATTAAAAAAGCTGCTGAACAGGAGAGGATGTAA
- a CDS encoding helix-turn-helix domain-containing protein, which produces MSNINHYNSIPELHQKSGFDPPKHPQLSLMTCKELMTYSVGEDRFTGDFYMIALKKIKSGHILYGKTKYDHNNGSAVFIKPRQIIEVSNVQFAEKGFVIFFHEDYLFGHSLYEQINTYGYFDYEINEALHISPNEEIIMWELYEKIRKEYEDNSDEFSREIILSHIDSILKYSDRFYKRQFMDRSNNVSGHIVKKFQAALNKYFESKVHIDRGLPTVSYLAGELLISSRYLSDLLKQETGKTALEHIHIFLVIQAKNLLLSSGNNVSEIAYDLGFESPSYFIKLFKKITGTTPLQYKEKH; this is translated from the coding sequence ATGAGCAATATAAACCATTACAACAGCATCCCCGAACTACACCAAAAAAGTGGGTTTGATCCCCCTAAGCATCCACAGTTGAGCCTGATGACCTGCAAAGAGTTGATGACCTATTCGGTAGGTGAAGACAGATTTACTGGGGACTTTTATATGATTGCTCTAAAAAAAATAAAATCCGGCCACATTCTATATGGAAAAACGAAATATGATCACAATAATGGTTCTGCTGTTTTCATTAAGCCAAGGCAGATCATTGAAGTAAGCAATGTACAGTTTGCTGAAAAAGGCTTTGTCATCTTTTTTCACGAAGATTATCTGTTTGGACATAGTCTGTATGAACAAATAAATACATATGGATATTTCGATTACGAGATCAATGAAGCACTACACATTTCTCCCAACGAAGAAATCATTATGTGGGAACTCTATGAAAAGATCAGAAAAGAGTACGAAGACAATTCAGATGAGTTCAGCCGGGAAATCATTCTTTCCCATATTGATTCTATCTTGAAATACTCTGACCGTTTTTATAAGAGACAGTTTATGGACAGAAGCAATAATGTCTCGGGGCATATCGTTAAAAAATTCCAGGCTGCGCTGAATAAATATTTTGAATCTAAAGTTCATATAGATCGTGGTCTTCCTACTGTAAGTTACCTGGCTGGTGAGCTGCTGATTTCGAGCCGCTATCTCAGTGACCTTCTGAAACAAGAAACAGGGAAAACAGCTCTGGAACATATACATATTTTTCTGGTAATCCAAGCCAAGAATCTGTTACTGAGCTCAGGGAACAATGTCTCAGAAATAGCCTACGATCTTGGATTTGAAAGTCCCTCCTATTTTATCAAATTATTTAAGAAAATAACAGGCACAACACCTCTTCAATACAAAGAAAAACATTAG
- a CDS encoding sensor histidine kinase, producing MISKSKNLIALFATLFLLLLVIQGYFMYKTYQVKEREIYRDVHKRLTEYTDRLEDKGGMRKSPDDSIQAILVRFKNKEITKNEFLNLFDKNRIDTEKAFSKFVDGQFKNEGYEVAVKIEYSSIIFNPTRTNLIKKPIVIYETEKKVKKAGILNTGTWETTSKSTNTDDKTLTRNDSFSLKSTTGYEILNIKSVVFRELTLLFLCCIALLASVLLLYIFTIKNLIKQQKQIEVLHTIVDNISHEFKTPIATLKIASKTLKKNLNQDIIPLIDRQIVRLENLLHQLHKEENTDEMTSIQPEDWNFFIQDLSFTYPKNTFELQSNIIKELPFDKNLMETIIKNLCENCVKYGASKIDIHIKSVERNLEITISDNGEGIAKKELKNIFEKFYRIQSNNIHNTKGLGLGLYFVQKIVTKYQGKIDLKSEINTGTTFKITLPYEY from the coding sequence ATGATTTCGAAAAGTAAAAATCTTATTGCTCTTTTTGCAACCCTGTTCCTGCTTCTTTTAGTGATTCAGGGGTATTTTATGTATAAAACCTACCAGGTAAAAGAACGCGAAATTTATCGTGACGTTCACAAAAGACTTACAGAATACACAGACCGATTAGAAGACAAAGGAGGAATGAGAAAATCGCCGGATGATTCTATACAGGCAATTTTAGTCCGTTTTAAAAACAAAGAAATAACCAAAAATGAATTTTTGAATCTTTTTGATAAAAATAGAATTGATACGGAAAAAGCTTTCAGCAAATTTGTAGACGGCCAGTTTAAAAATGAAGGCTATGAAGTGGCGGTAAAGATTGAATATTCATCTATTATTTTCAACCCCACAAGGACTAATCTTATAAAAAAGCCTATTGTCATTTATGAAACCGAAAAAAAGGTAAAGAAAGCCGGAATCTTAAATACCGGAACCTGGGAAACCACCTCAAAATCGACCAATACCGATGATAAAACACTGACCAGAAATGACAGCTTTTCTTTAAAAAGCACCACCGGATATGAGATTTTAAATATAAAAAGTGTTGTATTCAGAGAGTTAACACTTCTTTTTCTGTGCTGTATTGCTTTGCTTGCGAGCGTTTTACTACTGTATATTTTCACTATTAAAAATTTAATTAAACAACAAAAGCAGATTGAGGTTTTGCATACCATTGTTGATAATATTTCGCATGAGTTTAAAACTCCTATTGCCACTTTAAAAATAGCTTCTAAAACGCTGAAAAAGAATTTAAATCAGGATATAATACCTTTAATTGACCGGCAGATTGTACGTCTGGAAAATCTCCTGCATCAACTTCACAAAGAAGAAAATACTGATGAAATGACTTCTATACAACCCGAAGACTGGAATTTTTTTATTCAGGACTTATCATTTACTTATCCTAAAAATACTTTTGAACTGCAAAGCAATATTATAAAAGAACTGCCTTTTGATAAAAATCTTATGGAAACGATTATTAAAAATCTCTGTGAAAACTGTGTCAAATATGGAGCTTCTAAGATCGATATTCATATAAAAAGTGTTGAAAGAAATCTCGAAATCACAATATCCGACAACGGCGAAGGTATTGCAAAAAAGGAACTCAAAAATATTTTTGAAAAATTCTACAGAATACAGTCCAACAATATTCACAATACGAAAGGTTTAGGATTAGGGCTGTATTTTGTGCAGAAAATCGTTACAAAATATCAAGGAAAAATAGATCTGAAAAGCGAAATAAATACCGGAACAACATTTAAAATCACATTGCCCTATGAATACTAA